From the Dromaius novaehollandiae isolate bDroNov1 chromosome 18, bDroNov1.hap1, whole genome shotgun sequence genome, the window GCGGTAGGCCGCCCGTTCAATTCATTGCCAGACACATCTCAGACGCACAGAAAGAAGAGGACAGACATCATGCTCCGGCGGCGGAGGCCAGCGGGGCTCCACCCAGAGCCGTTTCTGTTCCTCTTGACCACGGGGGGGGAAAAGGAACCTGGGTtataaatgctttattaaaaataatagtaagagCAAGTCATCTAAGTACAAAAGCAGTTATAGGTCATTTATATTACACAGAATTATTTCTTGTTTCTAGCGTCGTCGTTTATCTCAAGGTTGTTAACTGAATTTCCAGTGAATAAGGTTAAATGGCTAGCAATATAAGGAATGGTAAATAGATAGCACCATTTCATATATCTGGTATTTGATTTCATAGATATACTGGGGTTGCGTCTTTCTCATCGGTAGTTTATCTACACAGCAAGGCGAAAGTACATTTCAAGGTCATGAGCGACAGTTCCCCAGCGCTTTGGCTCAGTGCAGGCGACCCACCAGAGCCCCCAAACCAGCCCCGCAGGGACGAAGAGGCCCGGAGGGGTGCTGCCGAGCCAGGCTGCAACTGCACCTAAGTGATTTAGAAGCCCAAACTCCCACCTGGGTGTGGTTGAAGGCAATGGGACTTAGGCACGTAAGTCATTTAGGCACTTTTGACAACGAAACCCTCTGCTCCGGAAGCCCTCAAAACCTTTCGGCAGTGTCTCCCATCATACCTGCACATGCACTTCGGTTAAGAGGATCACAGCACGTGGGAGGAGTGGGGGCCAACCCTCCAGCTGGCGCGAAGGGGCGTAAGGCCGCACTGTTCAGTGGAGCAGCACTGATTTACGCCAACGCAAAATCAGTCAGAGCTGGGCTTTTTTTCTGATGGTTCGCTTCGGGTTGGGGTTGGGAAGGTAGGTTCAGGTCAAAGCAGATTTTGCATGAGAGAAAATCACCGCGCTCTTGTTACACTGTTAGGAGTAATAGTTCCTTAGGCACTTTCTTTAGGCTTTAAAACATAGCATATGGTCAACAAAAGCAAACAATACtatgtacatatatgtaaaaAGTGTTATAAATAGGTTTTTTTAAACCATAGATACTATATACATCTTCAATTAACAAGTAACCCTTTGAGTGTTTCCTTTTGGGGTTGGttgggtttggtttgttttttggtgggagggtttattccttttctgttttttttttttttggttaattttcTTTTCCGTTTTCTCGTCTATTTTCCCCCGCCTCCGTCTCCTCCGTGGACTTCATAAGTGCCCTTGTCTCGCCGCGTCACCTCCCGTGGGATCACTCGCGCTTCCGTAAGATGACGTAGATGATGCCACTGATGAGGGCCAGCGGGAAGGCCACCCAAGCCAGGATATAGGCGAAGCCGAAGGAGACATCAGCCGAGGCTTGCTGCCAGTCCGTGTGTCTCACTGTGAAGATGGCCGCGCCGCTCATCACGCAGAGCCCTGGCAGGGAAAATGCACGAAGAGGTGAGCAACGGCACATGGAGAGCTGTTCCCTTGCTGCAAACCCCGAGCTGGCCTTGCTGGCCATGCTGCAGAGGGTAACACCCAACGCCACCAGTGAGAACCTAcattttctatttccttctcatttttctcctgcaaaactcCTGTGGCACATTTTGGGGTGTGCTACACTGTGGTCTGGCTGCAGGTGATGGGGATACCCCTACCTAGCTCAGAGCAAGCAAAGCCAAGGGCCATAGAGCAAGCACAGGAGGAGCATCGCCTGGGCTAATCCATCCCCAGTGCAAACATCTTCAGcgtgcccagccccaggctgtCACAGCTCAACCACCCCTGCTCCCTGGGGTGGCGTACAGAAACCAGGCTGCTCTGTCGGAGCTGTGCGAGGAGTTATCAGAGACAAGCTCTGTTTTTCTGAGGCATAGAAGTTTCTTTATCACCTGCCCAAGCAAGTGCAGCCTGGAGGCCAAGAACGTCCTGTGGTCACCCTGGCCGGGCAGGTGCAGCACCAGCGCATGCCTTTGCACTCCAGTCCGCCCCGATGCACCATCCTTTTTGGGATGGCAACAAAAGCTGAGCTGCATGCACCACTGCCGCCCGGGGCTCAGGCCCTTTTCTTCAGCTTCCACCTTCACTAGCCACAGGCCAGCACGGGACCCCAAGGGATGTCCGGGCCAGGCCCAGTTGCATTAGCCAGCATTTTAGCTTTGTTGCAAAAGCAACCCATCAGCATCAGGGACTGCCTAGAGCTAACACAAAGCTACCACTATTTCTCCCTGAAAACAAGGTCTTTCAGTCAATCCCAGCAATTCTATTATATAGTCGCTGGGCTGTTGTCAGAGCTGTGTTCCAAATCCCCTGCACAGACCTCAGGACCACCTACATTTAACCAGTGATATTTGAGCTGTAATTCCACTCGACACTATCCCTTTGTTCtgggaaagtgcagaagtggGAATACGTTTCATTAACGCGCCGCTGATGCAGTTTCCATTCTCTAAGCACGAGAGCGAACTCCCACTGCCCCGGCCcatgcaaagaaagcaaaacaattgTCTCCCGATGCTGGTGGGACAGAGAACAGGCTTGCAGCCATGCCAGAGTCACCTACAGACAGCAGAAAATACAGCAGCAATTGTCCACATGAGGAATTTGGCAAAATGGAGGCGATGGTAACAACCGTGTTTCTACAGCATCTGCACTGTGGACCACAGAACAACTGATTTGGGGGAGTTTGCTCCAAAGGGGATGCAGAGTAGGAAATCAAGGACAGCTGCATTCAGCTGCTTGCACTGATGCAAGCAATAATGCATCACAACTTCAAAGGCCGATTTTAACAACACACTAGTCTTGCTTTGACAGAGGAACTGGCCTGGAGGGCCAGTTACCTGCAGGAACTGTACTACTCCCTACAGCTCTATGCACAGTGACACCTCAGccagctgctccagccctgcacTCAAGCCGTGCTGGGTGCTGCTCTGCATGCTCGCAGTCGGCTCTCCAGCTCAGGGCTTTGCAGAATGCTGTGGGACATGTGGAAAGCATGGCCCCTGGGTCTGAACCTTGCTTCTCCACCCTGCAGATGGTCCTGGCTACAGGATGAGCAAGACTGGACAAAAGGGACAAAAATGATGCTGAGGCTGGAGAGTGATGGAGAAGATGGGTCAACACAGAGGCCTGAACCATGTCTCTCCTGTGCTGGGTTTACAGTCACTAtcaaaaattactttgaaagaaTATACCATGGGTGTCATGGGTTCAcaaggcaggagcagcaaagaTGGAAGGGAGCTGTTGAGGGCATTTTGGTGCCTCTATGATGCCTGAAATCCCATCGGAGAAAGTTCAGACAGACCTTCAGGGAGTGTTTTCAAGCAGAGTGGAGAAAGTGCTGGGGAGGGATCCAGCTCTGCCCCTGGACAACAGGCCAAACATTACCTCATGCATCTTTTCTGCCCTTAATCTCCACTTTCCAGTTCCTCCATGACAGAGGCAGGCATAGAGCTTATGCATTCGGCTGCCTCATCAGAAAGCAAGAGTCGCACTGGAGATAACACCGgcccttcctctgcctgctctggcatggctgtgCCACCCAACAGCACCCACAGGTCCTGCCCTTGGCACCTGCTGGCTCAGGCTCAGCAGTGCCGCTAGTCAGGCTCCAAACCTGGAGGCTGGCTTTGCGGCTCTCGGCTTTGCCAAGCTGAGTCCCcccaggaggaggctgcaggagcaTCCAAGCCAGGGCTAATGGAGAGCTTCAGGAGGAGCCTTCTCCTCAAGGACTCCCAAAGGAGTGCAGCTCCTCTCTGTTTGCTCTAGCTCCGCCTGAGTAGGAAACACTCAAGTAGATGACCCCTTTCCTGACAGACCTCAACTAACACCTTGTCTTGCCTCTTCCAAGGCAAGGATGAAGATCTGCAATGCCTAAAGGCCACAAGAATTTCCTCTCTTGGCTAGGAGGAGGAGCATCCAGTCACTCCAGGTCCATGGAAAAGTTTCATGGGGATCAGCTCACACTTTCCCTGTCCTCCATACTGCCTGGGGAAGGGATTTGACCCATATCTGAGACTGAGCAAGGAAAAAGCCAGGAGGACTATGCCCTGACCCTTGCATCCCTTTAGGATATACAGCACAGCATGTACTGGAGAGGGGAAAACTTCACATGTGTCTTATACCTGCACCTGGGCCTGGGATTCTGCTCCAGCCATGTTTTAAAGCAGTCTGGTCTTCATGGTTCAGTTTAAggtctctcttcccttccccctcatttttttcattaactcATGCAGTGACTTAAATACAGACACTAAGGCAGGGATCATCATTTAGAAAATTCCCAAGTGAAGTCAGTGGGGCAATATACCACTTTAGAGGGTATATGTCTTGACCCAGCAGTCTGGGCAAGGTGACATGGCTAACAGTAGCAGTGAGGATGCTTCAAGCCTCAACACAGAGAGCAGAAGTCCATGAAgacccttggcctctgctctggGCAGCTGAATCCATACCACCATGCCTTCACTGCGACACTGCCCAAGAGGAGTCTAATGTGGTTGCAGTCCCATTTTCTCATGCTCTGAGAATCAGGATTCACCAGCAATCACTTAGGAGAGAGTGTCTCCTGTTCTCAGGTCTATTAGACGAGTTCTCACTCAGATAATTGCATTATTAATGCCCATTTCCTCTCCTTGTCTCCACAGTTATAATGGATTTCTAGATATTTATCTTTCCAGAGATGGTGAACTGGTATTAACTCATCACTTGCTTTATGGCCAAGTATCTATACTTACAATAGATTTCATGCTATACTCACTAACAAAGTTTAGCTCTAAAGTTTTCCAGGGTTTATAATTTATAAACTGGCCAGTTGCTTAGAGGATGCTCAGGAACTTTCTCTAAAGCTCAGATGATGAGTTTTTCCACAGTGGGCAGGACCAAGCGTGGCTTTGGATCAGCTTAACATATAAAGCTCTAGCTACTGACAGGTCTCCTCAGGCAGTTGTGTGCTGGGAAAAACATCTAACTAGAACCTCTTTGCATTTAGTTTTTTTGAACTCTTAACACTTGAAAAATCCTCTAGTTTcatgcacagaaatgaaaaataagccaATGCTTTAGAGCTTCTGCATTTGGAGAACTGCAACATATTACTCGACTAGTGGCTTGTTTCCAGAGCTGAGTTCTTTAAGAGTTAAAAATAGTAGCTGACAGTTCAAAGACAGCTGGCTCACCCTGCACGCTAGAGTGGCTCTTAGCTGCTGTGGAAAGCACCAGGCCCCCTGACAGCAAGTTTATAAATAATCATCGGATCCTCTTTTGCCAAAAGCAGTGTCACCACTTCCCCCACCCCATTGTCAGCTGAGGAAACCTCGCCCAGCTCAGCGAAGGCGGGGACCCAAAGACAGCGCGACACCCTGAGCTGTCACCACTGCCACGGAGAGCCGGGAGGGCGATCACCCGCGGTCCCACGCAGTGGGAATGCTGCGAACAGCCCCGAGCACAGCTCCAGTGGGGTCTGCACCTGGCTAACAGCGCTGGCCTGCCTCCCTGAAACCTCCCCAGCTGGGGACGTGGTGGCCTCACATATTCTATGGATGCAGCCTGGAAGAGCTCGGGGAACACACAATGCACACCAaaagctggagaccagccctggGCATCCAAGTGCTCAGCGAGACCCAGATTTTTCATACTCTCCTCATCAACTGAGTCATACAGGTGCCGGTTCCTATCAATTGAGTCATATAGGCAGCCTTTCTATTCCCAGGAAAAGCCAGCTCATCCTTGCCTTTTGCATAGCCCTATGCCAGCTGCAATTAAGTAATAAGCAAGCAGGACCTGCTTTGGTATTCAAGAGCATGCTTGTTTTTGCTATTAGTTCTCCTCCACCTCTTGAAAGCACTTTCCCTGCACCGCCTCGGAGTCAGCGTCCATTTATCCATGACCACTTACCAGCAAGGACTTGGAAGATTCCAGTAACGTAAAATCGTCCCCCCTTGGTGAGCGTAAACAGCTGGCAGAAGAACAGGAATAAGGACAAGATGCTGAAGATGATGGAGAGGATCATCATCGCCTGGACAGACTGCAGCCATTctgggggaaaagagagaaagacagcacGGTCAATGCAGGCACTGGAGACTGGGAATCATGTCCCCAATGACGGGGGCCACACGCTTTCTCAGGGAGCATTTACAATACCGAGCCCATAAGGAGGTATCAGCCCCAACGCAAAGCCCGCAGAAATCAAGACAAAGTCTCTGGTTCCCCCCACAAGCTTCGGTTCAGGGCCTGGGAGTTCAGCTCTACCGAAAACATGTGCAACAAGCCACGAGACACCGAGCCAGCAAGCTCAGAGGTAAAATAAATACACTGCTAGTATAAACACCGTTCGCCCTTACGGACTCAAACCTTTTGGAAGGAGTCTTCACCAGCTGCCAAACTtagctgcagcacagagcagaccAGTTCAACTAGCCCCTGCATGAGTCACTGGCCAGCTATTTCCAGGCCTCCTGGGTGTGTAACtccccacattaaaaaaaaaaaaaaaaaacacaaataaacaagcaaaatacCAGTCCATCGCATGAACTGCTGTGGTTCGACAGaaagaggcagcagcttgtgCCACTAGCACAGGACCATGCTAGCAATTGCTGTTGTGTTCATGAAGTTTGAGATATCCTCAGCACTCCCGTGCCTCTCTACAGGTCTTTAAGGATACCACGTTGAATAAGCCACCACGAAAGTCAGGCAGGAAGAATGGTTATGCTCTGGagaggtaaactgaggcacagaccACACAAGGCGAGGCAGGGATGCACGCTTTGCGCTGGATCCTCAGACAGGGGAAATCCCTGCGGCACTGAAGCCTTCTGAATCCCAGTCCAACATTCCTGCCACAGTTTTACTCTCACCAACTATTTTTCCCGGGCTGAATTCCGCAAGAAACAGCTTTCCACAGCAAATAGCATTTCTGCAAAGAGAAGGCTGAAACGTATCAAAACTTCCAAATAAAGCTCTGCTTCAGCTTAGCAGTCTTCAACCCGCTGTGCAGCAAAAGAGGCCATTTGGGACCACAACCGTCGGCGCCTGCTCTCAGAGCAGTGATCACAATTCCCCCCGAAATCCTTGCAAGCTGCACCAGTGGAGGCACGAGCAGAACCTGAGCCAGAGATTTAGATATAGCCTTCCACCAGAGCAGCACAGATAACGCACGCCGTAGCTGTCCTAGCAGAGGCTCCACATGAGAATAGCAAATCCGTGCCTGCAGGGATCATCCTCTGCAGTTCAGTAATGTCTGGTTTGACTTCAGATCACACAGAAACCTGTGCATTTGCATTCTGCCTCCCTATGTCCATGCAACAGTGCAAATTCAGGTCCAGCTCGTGTAAGCGGACAGAAAACAGCCAGCGTGGTCACTGCAGACAGCTTtattccttcccctcctctccctgctccccgcaccaTGCTCCTCCGCAGTGCTAACATGCCGCACCAAAGAGCTGTTGCATTTCACTCATTTCAATACCGCCGGGTACATGTCCGCGTGCATCAGTTGTTGCCATTCCTTAGGAAGACAGTGCTACCACTGCGATCCCTTCCATAAACGCCACTGCAGGCTTGCTGCATTTTTTACATTGACACACGCACAAAATGTTCCATAAGTTTTATCTCTCTCATATCGGCTGGGCTGGCAAACCCTCCTACCTCGAGCCATACCTAACCCTTCAACTCTCTGGCCATGCTAAGCTGCCTGGAACGCAGTGCGAAACGGAGAGGAGACAGCTCGAGCGCtgctaaaaaaaatcaagtcataaAGCATTGATTTTCCTCCTTGATGCTCAGACCTTATGGGAAGGGTATGGTTAGAGGGCGTCCAGCACAGCCACTAAATTGTAAACTTCTTCTCTGTTCCAGCATTGATTCAGGACCCAGGAAGCCAAATCTTTTGTGATTTCAAAGGCCACGGGATCCGGCCGGGAGGGCTCGGGGCAGAACCCTTGCTGCTCGGAGGTGGATGCTCCAATTGTCAGCTATTTTAAGAGCAGGCCGTCTAGACGGAAAACTGAGCTGAGCTGCCCTTTTAATTGCATCCGCCTCCCCATGCCTCTGTTTTGCTTCTGAATGCGAATGCTTTATCTGGCCTTTGCAAATTCCCACTGCAATAAAGAGCTGTATTGGAGGAATATAAAGGCAACCACTAGGAGCAAGGGGAAAAGACTACGGCTGGAGGGGTTTCACCAGCCAGCCAGGCTGACCCACCATGGCCAGAGCGCTCCAGAGCCACAGAGGCTCGCAAACAGGGCAGTTAAGAGATAGTACTGGAGACCagagctccagctgtgctggcagccaGCTGTTTTCTGACACTTAGTGGCCTCCTTCATATAACAAGAACCACAATAACCATCTCATTTCATGGCTTCAAGTCCCACAGGTGCAAGCTGGTGTGCTCCCAGTACATCCAACCCCTGCTGCTTGCAGACTTCAGCTGCACAAGGATAGCTAATTGCCTTTAATTCATTTGAAAGCTCCACTATAAATGCGGAGAGTACTGCTGCCTCTTCAACCCCATATACTTATTGCTTCTTTGGAATTAGCACTGAGACCTACCtataggcttttaaaaataaaacaagcttcCCAGAGGGAGGTCTGGGCCCTGTGAATTGTGCTGCGGGCTTGCCAGCGCTGTTTTTACTCTCAGACTGTTATTTGCGGTTTCCCCTGGACAGTGAGTCGGTTATTCCACTTTTCTGCTGCATCTATTCAGCTCCTTGTTTGTAGCTTTGCTcttcaggaggaggaagaaaaggaaacggAGTGGAAAGGACAGATAATACCCTATGCAATGCTTCCTAAGAGACTCCATCTACAGCTTTTTTAGAGCCCTTTCAGCCAGTCAGAAATTCAGGAGGaagtttttagaaaataaatgataaagTTTCCCTGAGCTCCGTAAGGCCTGATGTGCTCAACACCACCGCTCACATCCTAACAGCGGGGAAGAGAGTGACACCAAGAACGTCACGTCTCAAAGATGCCCGGGATGGTGACAACCACATTTCACTGCTCTAAAGCCTAGcatgaaagcaagcaagcaagctagAGCAGGAATCACAGCCACATCCCCAGGAGAGAGAGCAGCTAACCCAATGCCTCCCAGCAAAACCCCAGCCATGCTCACCAGGAGGGTTTATACCCCAACAAGGGCTGCAGCTGAGCAAGACTGATGGGATGGGGCAGGTAGGAAGGTGCCCTTGGCCAGGAGAAGGGGCCCTTAAAGAACAAGCATTGGCTTCCCAGGATTTAATTTGCTGCTCAGTCGCAGACATCCGATCTTGTTTTTGACCCAGCCCGAGGGAAACTCTAAAGTGCAAAGATTTGAGCAATCAGCTTCCACTAATGCACTCTGTGTAAGATAGGACTAAATTAGTTTATGTGATAAAAACACCCGTATGCTGTGACCTGCAGCTTATAATACCATTTTGCACATACACCGCTCCCTTGGCAAACTGCGTACACGCTGTACCTGCACAATCTGACCACTGGTAGGGAAGATAACATCCACTAAGGAGGTACTTGTAGCATATAATTTGTACAAAACTAAACAGAGGGGAAATTCCTGGCAACGTGTGCAAGGCAAAACCTGCTCTTTCAGTGCTACGAGCAAAAGAtcagcagggtcaggaaaagcACATGCATTTACTAGCACAAAGCTACCAGCCTAGGTCTGCCAGGAAGACATGTTTTCCAAGCAGAGTTTCTCCAAAGCAGACTCTCAGACTTCAGGTCTGATCAGGAACCCAAACTGAGCCCAGCATCCTTCCTAGGCCACATGGGAGTTGCGGTGGCTTGCAATGGTTTTAAACCTGGTTATTCAACCCCCTTAACTGAGCTGAAGAAAGATAACTCAAGATGTAGAAACACTAGCTCAGTTGCACCTTTCTGCAGCTGAACTTAAGACCGCTGCCCCTTGGCAGCTCACTGCAGTGACACGAAGACGCATAAAAGCTGGGATACCCGCAGTGCTGTTGCAGAGCGGTGCAGACACCCTCCTGCCACCAGCCACATCCCCTCCATTCGAACCAAACCTCCACTTGCTGCCATTACAGGGAACAGCATCACCCAGACCCAGCTGGGCCACTAAGCTGCCTGCACCGTTTCCTAGGAAAAGGCCAGCTCCGTGAAGCAGGAACTTCCCTTCCGCTTGTTCCCAATCCCCTCCAGCGTGAGGGTTAAGTCAAGTCTCGTCCCCAGGAAAAGCAGGTTTTATGCTCAACggctgcttcttccctgttctcCTATGCCGACGCCACAGGGTGTTGGACTGGGGTGTTCCTGGGAAGCCTTGGGAAAAGGGGGACTTTAAAGAGCTCCCAAGGCTTTGCAAGGGGCAAGGGATGAGCAAGTGGGGAGCCCCAAGGGCTGCGGCTGCTCGGGGAGGCTCTGAGCGaagaagctgctgcagctccGCCCCGGGAGGTGCCATCCACCACGCAACGTGTGTAGCCTCGCTTTGCAGCTGAAAGCGCTCAAGTTGAGGAATATGAGGAGACTTCCCAACCCCTTCAGGAAGAGATGAGATCCCCCAAagccctctcctttcctcctttctttgctCCCTCTTGCCTTGCCCTCCAAGCTACATTGAAGAAGTCCCCGAGTCCAGGGGACTCCAGAGCTGTCGGATTCAAATGTAAGTGGTTTTCGGGGCAGGCCCCTTCACACTGCTGCCACCTCATATCTCTGCAGTTCAGCTGCGAGGCCACAGAAAGGGTCCCTTCGGCTGTCGAAGCTCATGTCCCAGGGAGGCAGCTGCTGGCACTGACAAACCGCTTTGCTCCTCTTCCGACAGCTTCATGATGTCCCAGCCGGCTCCTCTCCAAGACCCTCATGGTGGAGCTGACCTCCCTTTGCAGGGCTTGTGCATGAGAGCAATCAGAGGGGGTAAATAAATCATTTCAGCCTCCGCTTCTTGAATGGGTTTAGGTACCAGCTGCCATTGATGTACTAGGAGGAAAGTCCAGCATCAGTATGTGTTAGCACCACCAGCTGTTTATGCCTCGAAACTGAGATAAATGCACCCACAGAGCAGAATTCACCGACGCACTCCAGCTCCGAGGAAGCAGTACAGCAAGCCTTCGAACTACACTCGTCCTGCAAAACAACGGATGTGGCGTGAACCTTACgctggtcccttccctcctcagcgcTCACTGGACTGCAGCTGGATACCAGGTCACTGCCCTTGCCCAGGCGACAGACCGCTTCCCCGCTCTTCCCTGCTTCCAGGGAACTCCCGAAGTTGAAAGGGAGAGGGGAATCGAGCAATATTGCTATCAAAAATGGGGAAGCTGTGGCTGAGGTCCCGCAAAGTCACACACACGTAGGATCACTTCAGGAAGGTGAAGCCACCTGGCAGCTCAGGAGGACGACTGTAAGGGTGGAGGTGGAGTAGCGGACACCTATGAGTCCAACCAAGTCCAAAAAATGTTATGTCAAGGGTCTTCAGGCACTGCACTCTGTAGCGGACTCCGCCACCCGATTTTATAGGTTTTATAGTCATAGTTTTCCCACGTGTTGTattcttcctcccttctgctcctcttCCATCAGCCAAAACGCCCGCcgcagagcagggcaggctggcTGACCCACTCCACTCCACGCACCGCAACGGCAACCGAATAGTTAGCAA encodes:
- the PMP22 gene encoding peripheral myelin protein 22, whose translation is MLLLLLGIIVLHVSVLVLLFVSTIVSQWLVGVGHTADLWQNCTTGSVFHCLTSSTNEWLQSVQAMMILSIIFSILSLFLFFCQLFTLTKGGRFYVTGIFQVLAGLCVMSGAAIFTVRHTDWQQASADVSFGFAYILAWVAFPLALISGIIYVILRKRE